A single window of Cydia fagiglandana chromosome 25, ilCydFagi1.1, whole genome shotgun sequence DNA harbors:
- the LOC134676963 gene encoding 3-oxoacyl-[acyl-carrier-protein] reductase FabG-like — protein sequence MFNNKVVIVTGASSGIGAAVSLLFAKEGANVTIVARNLAKLTDIGKKIEATGKKPLIIQADISKEEAGTVISKTIDHFGQLDVLVNNAGISSQGSIMNGKIVEAYDEVMKTNVRAVIHLTSLAAPYLAKTKGNIINVSSGAALRPSKEPTSASYHISKAALDHFSRCAALELATVGIRVNTVNPGPVDNDFFTNNGGDNSLKSDHKKIMEDLTALGYLSTNEEIGRVILFLASDKARSVTGSSYCIDSGILLKY from the coding sequence ATGTTCAATAACAAAGTAGTAATAGTAACTGGTGCAAGCTCTGGAATCGGAGCAGCAGTGTCACTTCTTTTTGCCAAAGAAGGTGCCAATGTAACAATCGTTGCCAGAAATCTTGCTAAACTTACAGACATTGGCAAGAAAATCGAAGCAACTGGCAAGAAACCACTCATCATCCAAGCTGATATCTCCAAAGAAGAAGCTGGAACAGTAATATCAAAAACAATCGATCATTTTGGACAATTGGATGTACTTGTCAACAATGCTGGTATTAGTTCGCAAGGATCTATAATGAACGGCAAAATTGTAGAAGCGTACGATGAAGTGATGAAAACTAACGTTCGAGCTGTGATTCACCTTACAAGCTTAGCTGCTCCATATTTAGCCAAGACTAAAGGGAATATAATAAATGTTTCTAGCGGTGCCGCACTCAGACCAAGCAAGGAACCAACAAGCGCATCATACCACATATCCAAAGCAGCTTTAGATCATTTTTCAAGATGTGCTGCTTTAGAATTAGCAACAGTAGGAATCAGAGTGAATACAGTAAATCCCGGGCCAGTAGACAACGATTTTTTTACTAACAACGGTGGTGATAATAGTCTTAAAAGTGATCATAAGAAAATTATGGAAGACCTTACCGCTCTTGGTTATCTTTCAACCAATGAAGAGATTGGACGTGTTATCTTGTTTTTGGCTAGTGATAAAGCTAGAAGTGTAACAGGATCCAGCTATTGTATTGATAGCGGTATTCTTTTGAAGTATTAA